The segment TCAGGCCGGTGTTTTCTTTTTCATGGACGAGAAATCATGCGCACGATTGCCTACGTGGATGGACACAACCTCTATTTCAACTGCCTGAAGAAGACGCAGTACAAGTGGCTCGACCTTGAGGCCTTGCTCACCACAATGATCGCGGGCGCCGCGCCGGGGAGCGAACTGCTCCGAGTCAAGTACTTCACGTCACCTATCAAAGGATCATTGTCCCGGCGAGGCCAGGCATCCACTAATGCACAGGCCGAGTACATCCGGGCTTTGCGGGAAAATCCCCGCATCGCAATCACGGAAGGCCGATTTTCAGTTGAGTCCGCTCAGGCACTACGCCACGTGACCCCGCCAAACATCGGTGACCGGGTGAAGATCTGGCGCATCGAGGAGAAGGAGACTGACGTCTCGTTGGCCGTCACGATGTACAGGGACGCGAGGGCGGCCTTGGTGGATCAAGTCGTCCTCGTCTCTAACGATAGCGACATGGTCCCGGCGTTACGGACCATAAGGGACGACACCGACGTACGGGTCGGGGTGATCCTACCCCTTGGCGGTCCGCTAGGCGGAACAAAGAGCGGTCGCCGCCCGAGTGCGACCTTGGCCGCGCATGCCGACTGGGTGCGCGAATCCATTTCCCAAGAGGAACTCGCAGCAGCGCAATTGCCGTCCCGCGTTCAGACGGCGCGACGGCCAGCGTGCCGCCCATCTCACTGGTGAGGATGTCGGCTCATTGTAAAGCTTACCTTTGATCGTAAAGCCGCGTATAAGCAGGTAATACTTACCGCGAACGCAACGATGAATATCACCCTCGACGAAATCCAGAACTTCATCGCCGTGGTCGATGCGGGCTCGATCACCAGTGCGGCGCAGCAACTGGACCAGACGGTGTCGGCGGCGAGCCGGACGCTGGGGCGGCTGGAGCAGAAGCTGCAGACGACGTTGATCCGGCGGACGACGCGGCGGATTGAGCTGACCGACGAGGGTGAGGCGTTCCTTGAACGG is part of the Luteibacter pinisoli genome and harbors:
- a CDS encoding NYN domain-containing protein is translated as MRTIAYVDGHNLYFNCLKKTQYKWLDLEALLTTMIAGAAPGSELLRVKYFTSPIKGSLSRRGQASTNAQAEYIRALRENPRIAITEGRFSVESAQALRHVTPPNIGDRVKIWRIEEKETDVSLAVTMYRDARAALVDQVVLVSNDSDMVPALRTIRDDTDVRVGVILPLGGPLGGTKSGRRPSATLAAHADWVRESISQEELAAAQLPSRVQTARRPACRPSHW